AGCGTCCGCTGGGAGCGATCCCATATAGCCCGTACCGCCACCGCCGGCCGCATTGTCCATAATGCGCCCAAGCGCGTCGCCAACCCGAATCGTCTCCCGGGCGAAGTTGAACCCGCCCGGCCCCTCGCCATAATGATAACGCCCCAGAAGCTCTGCCGGCGCGGAAAAATATTCAGCGGTCAGCCCGGCGTCGAATCGGGCGAGATAGTCGAATGCGGCAGAGACGCCCTGACGCCCCGCCGCCGCCGCCGGCCAGGCCTCGCACAGACCGCGAATCACGATCGGTCGACAGGCCAATGCAAGCGCGCGCAAGCCATCGGCTCCACCGACGTCCGATGCCGCGAGTTCCTGCACGGAAGCGACCGCTACCGTCATCCCTCAGGCCGACATAGCCAGCCGCTCATTGCGACGCCGAGCCATTAGCGAGATATGATGCAGCGACGCGACCATGATATGGGCGCATTGCAAATGCCCCGCGCGAAAAAGCTTCAGCGCCGCAGCGTCTTCCAGGTCGCCCAGCGCGTCAAGACTGACGGTGTACAGCCCCTCCAGATGCAGGCGCTCCCCATCATCGAAGTTCAGCTTGATGTCGATGGGCTCAATCAATCCGTGCGCGACAAGCTCCGCAATGAAAAGCTCGGTCCCCGCCGAACCGGCCATCAAGCGCCCCAGAGCCGTCTGCACCACCTTGAGCGAGGATGTCGGCCGTCCCTCCGAATCGAACAACAGATCGCTAGCGCCGTTCGCAAAGCGGCTATGCGCGCGATCCAGCGCAATATTCTCGCCGATCGCGAAAAACCCATCGCGATCCGCCTCCATCGGTTGAAAGGCAGGCCGCCCGTCCGGGCAATCGATGAGATTTTCGCCTTCTTTAAAGCCCATCAGCGCGCCGACATAAAAAGCGCCAGTCTCCGCATGTTTGGACAGCAAAAGCGGGCAAGCGGCAGCGGCTTGTGCAAACTCATTATGCACCACGCGAACAAACGGACTCCCTCCCAGCCCGGAAGGCCGCATCCTTAGTGTTGCATGAGCGTCACTATTGACCAGTTCGAGCGTCTCCACATCCCCTCCTAATCGCATAATATGATCCTTGGCCGCCCACGCATCTGGCTCTTTTCCACGGCTTAAAGACCGCTTTAGCGCTAGTGGACCGTTACACCTACAATTTCTCTTGATAGGCCGTTTCGATAGCGCTAACATTTCCAACAGAAAAAGAGAAGACCAGGATGAGGACGATAACATCTGCCCAACAGGCAGAGAAAATATCATCCCGGTTATAAAAACATGATCGCCGCAACACGGTGTTGTGGCGTTCGGGCGAGACATTGTCTGAACAAGGGGAGGATCATGAAGTATAGATTCCATAATTCGTCATCGTTGCGCGTGCACGCAACGTTGTCGACGACGGCAAGCCTGCTGGCGCTGGCGATTGCCGTGCCTGCGGGCGCACAAGTTGCCGACCAAAGCACGGTGGGATCGTCGACCAGCGACGCCGACATCATTGTGACCGGCATCCGCGGCTCACTGCAGCGCAATCTCGACATCAAGCGCGAATCCTCCGGCGTCGTTGACGTCATTTCCGCAGAGGACATCGGCAAGTTCCCCGACTCCAACGTCGCCGCCTCGCTACAGCGCTTGCCAGGCGTGTCCATCAACCGCGCCGGTTCCCGCGGCGAGCCGGACGGCATCACCGTTCGCGGCTTTGCCGGCGACTTCAACGAAACCCTGATCGACGGCCGCAGAATTTCCACGGCAACCGGCGGTCGCTCTGTTGACTTCACCACTGTCGGGTCGGACTTTGTGGGCCAATTGGCAGTCCTCAAGACCCCCGACGTGTCGTTGTCGAGCAGTTCGATCGGCGCCACGGTCAATATTTCCTATCCCAAACCCTTCGACCGTCCTGGCACCCGCGTCGCGATGACTGCGGCAGGGTCGATTCAGGATGATGCCGGCAAGGTCGTACCGACAATCGGTGGCTTGTTCAGCACGACCTTCGCCGACGACACCATGGGTTTCCTCGTCGACGCCGTGTATACCCGCCGCGACACGCAGGTGAACCGGGTCTATGTGTCCGGCTGGCAGGGCGGCCTTTTCGCGCCTTGCCAGTTGGCGGGCAGCACGGCTGCGTCGTGCAGCCCCTCCGACGCTGCAACGGCGCCGGCATCCGACCGCAAAAGCGTCGTAGGCTGGTATCAACAGCAATATGGCGCCGATCAGCGCTATACAAAGGATGAACGCGTCGACGGCCGCATCGCTTTCCAGTGGCAACCTTCGGATGACGTGCTCCTCACCATCGACGACAATTATTCGCGTCAGAAGATCGTGACCGACATCTCCGGCTTCGGCATGTGGTTCAACCAGGGCGACCTGCGCAATGTGGAGCAGGACAGCAATGGCACGGCGATCAATTTCATTCAGGCCGGGACGCCCACCGATTTCACGGCCGGGCGTGACAGCCGCCTGCTTGAAACCAACCAAGTCGGCCTCAACCTCAAATGGGATGCTACCGAAAACCTCAAGTTCGAGGCGGATGCTTCCTATGCGAAGAGCAAACAGAATCCCGGCAACCGCATCGGCAGTGAGAATGGCGACATCGGTTATGGCGGGTTGCTGGGCACGGCGCTGGGTGTTCGCGTCACGGGTGACAGCAAGAACAGTTTTCCGGAACTGACCACCTATGGTCCCGCCGGCGATCAATCGCGTTGGAGCGATCCGTCCATCATCGGTTCGCACGTGACGGTACGATCGGTTCAAAAAAACTCGGATGAAATCAAGCAGTTTCGCCTTGGCGGCACCTGGGAGGAGGGCAGCTTCCGCGTCAAGTTCGGCGGTCGTTACATGGAGGACCGCTTCAAGCTGGAAAACCGCAACACCTTTGCCAATAATTTCTGGCAGGCCTATGCCGGTTACGGCACACCGTCGGGCAGAAATACCGGCGTGCCGATCCCGACCAACCTCTATGGCCGCCCGATCAGCATGAAAAACTGGATTCCAGGCTTTTCCGGCAATCTGCCGCCGGAATTATTGGCCTATAATGCCAGGGCCTATCAGCAATATCTGGAAGGTCTGGGCAATCCTCAGACGAAGAACATTCCCGGCTTCAATTATGCCGACCCTACTGTGGGACCGAACTTCACCGGCGCCTTCGATCTCGCTCTCGATCCGGGAAGCATCCAGGATATCAGGGAACGGACCTGGTCTGCCTATGTCAGCGTGAACTTCGAGCATGAAATTGCCGGGATGCCGTTCCGCTTCAATGCCGGTATGCGGGAAGAGATCACCAATCTCACATCCAGCGGCGTCGGTCGCGTACCGATTGCCCTTGTTGGCAGCGAAGCCGATCCCACGCTTCTCAACGTGACCTTTTCGGAAAGTCAGCCGATCTCGACGAAGAGCAGCTATTCTTATCTTCTTCCCAGCCTCGACATGAAGCTTGAGATCACAGATAAGTTCCATCTCCGCTTCGACGCATCGCGGACGC
This genomic stretch from Sphingobium sp. BYY-5 harbors:
- a CDS encoding SapC family protein yields the protein METLELVNSDAHATLRMRPSGLGGSPFVRVVHNEFAQAAAACPLLLSKHAETGAFYVGALMGFKEGENLIDCPDGRPAFQPMEADRDGFFAIGENIALDRAHSRFANGASDLLFDSEGRPTSSLKVVQTALGRLMAGSAGTELFIAELVAHGLIEPIDIKLNFDDGERLHLEGLYTVSLDALGDLEDAAALKLFRAGHLQCAHIMVASLHHISLMARRRNERLAMSA
- a CDS encoding TonB-dependent receptor gives rise to the protein MKYRFHNSSSLRVHATLSTTASLLALAIAVPAGAQVADQSTVGSSTSDADIIVTGIRGSLQRNLDIKRESSGVVDVISAEDIGKFPDSNVAASLQRLPGVSINRAGSRGEPDGITVRGFAGDFNETLIDGRRISTATGGRSVDFTTVGSDFVGQLAVLKTPDVSLSSSSIGATVNISYPKPFDRPGTRVAMTAAGSIQDDAGKVVPTIGGLFSTTFADDTMGFLVDAVYTRRDTQVNRVYVSGWQGGLFAPCQLAGSTAASCSPSDAATAPASDRKSVVGWYQQQYGADQRYTKDERVDGRIAFQWQPSDDVLLTIDDNYSRQKIVTDISGFGMWFNQGDLRNVEQDSNGTAINFIQAGTPTDFTAGRDSRLLETNQVGLNLKWDATENLKFEADASYAKSKQNPGNRIGSENGDIGYGGLLGTALGVRVTGDSKNSFPELTTYGPAGDQSRWSDPSIIGSHVTVRSVQKNSDEIKQFRLGGTWEEGSFRVKFGGRYMEDRFKLENRNTFANNFWQAYAGYGTPSGRNTGVPIPTNLYGRPISMKNWIPGFSGNLPPELLAYNARAYQQYLEGLGNPQTKNIPGFNYADPTVGPNFTGAFDLALDPGSIQDIRERTWSAYVSVNFEHEIAGMPFRFNAGMREEITNLTSSGVGRVPIALVGSEADPTLLNVTFSESQPISTKSSYSYLLPSLDMKLEITDKFHLRFDASRTLTRPSLNTLTPVLNVGIGQRVGALTATGGNPELQPFLADNFDFAAEWYYQRNSYAAVNFFIKDVSNFIVAGTQRQTINGVIDPTTGQPAIFTVSQRVNGPSATIKGVELAWQHVFGDSGFGFNANATFVETNKPYDRTDLSQSGFAVTGLANSANFVGFYDKNGFQIRAAVNWRDKYLQAFGQAQNNSAFGAEPTFVNEALQVDLSSSFDITKQLTVFGEALNLTNETVSTHGRFSNQLLDVYAYGRRFTAGVRYRF